The nucleotide window TGACGACTTCGAGCGGGACGCTTTTGGCAAAGCCTATATAGACACCCTTGTGCTCCAGCGGAGGTTCCAGGGGAACGATATCGGGCTTGCTGTCTGGATTTCTTTTCTCACTCTGATAAAAGCCGCGCAAAATTCTATCATTGGAAATCAGGACATCTATGCGCTTCGCACGCAGCATCTTGAATCCGCTCTCACGCAGCGGCACCCATTCGAAGCGGTAACGGGGGTCCTTCTCGTTCAGATTCTTGAAGCGATCGGTATAATACCAGCCCTGCATCACACCGATGCGATAGGGCTGCAGGCTTTCCATCTTGCTATTCCAAGGTATGGTTTCGCCTTCACGGCTGAAGACTTGTAAAGCGTCGACATGGAAGGGCTGGGAGGTGAAGTTAAGAAATTTTTCCCGCTCAGCTGTCTTGTAAATGCTAATGATGCCGTCCTTGGCCTTGCTTTTCATGAACTTGAGAGCGCGGGGCAGCGGCAGGACCTCCATTTCGTAGCCGTAGCCGATGGCCTCGGCGGCAGCCTTGGTCAGATAGGGCGCAAGGCCACAGACGCGCCCGTGCCCCAGATCTTCAACCAATCCAGGAAATATATCCGTCACGAAATGAAGGACTTTAGGCTGGTTCGTCTGGGCCGAGAGGCCAAAGCTTATGAAGAATACGATCAGGCCCAATGCACGGCTCACATTTGCTCTTTCATAAAGTCCATGAAG belongs to Oligoflexus sp. and includes:
- a CDS encoding substrate-binding periplasmic protein → MSRALGLIVFFISFGLSAQTNQPKVLHFVTDIFPGLVEDLGHGRVCGLAPYLTKAAAEAIGYGYEMEVLPLPRALKFMKSKAKDGIISIYKTAEREKFLNFTSQPFHVDALQVFSREGETIPWNSKMESLQPYRIGVMQGWYYTDRFKNLNEKDPRYRFEWVPLRESGFKMLRAKRIDVLISNDRILRGFYQSEKRNPDSKPDIVPLEPPLEHKGVYIGFAKSVPLEVVKAFDQALLQLLKDPKIKKVQESPASLCPHSEG